GCGTTCTCGGAGAACGCGGTCAGGAATTTATACAGCTGCGGCTGCACCTGATCGTACAGGCCCAGCTTTGTGTACAGCTCCTTGTAATAGCGGAACACCTGCAGTTTGTTCTGCACGATGGAAGCCAGATTGATCTGGGTGTGGCAGATGCTCTGGGGGTTCTGCACATAGTGGTAGCCCGCTTTGGAAATGGATACGAAAACATTGGCGTACAAAATGTATTCCAGATTGAAAACCAGGTCTTCGGCCCAGCGCACCTCGCTGGTGAACTGAAGATGATGGTCTGCCAGAATATCCCGGCGGTAGAGCTTGTTCCACAGCACGCTGTAGAAGAAGGATGCGGGCTTCTCCATCAGGCGCAGGGCAAAGGTATCGCGGTCGTAGATGCCCTCGGGCAGGAAGCCGTATTCACGGATATCATCGGGCTTTTTCTCGGCATCGATGCCAAGGTTCTCCTGCAGGTTTTCCAGTGCCTGCGTGGCCTTGGAAGAGTTGGCGGGAATCACCATCCAGTAAGGTGCAATGACCAGATCGGCGTTGTTCGCTTCGGCAGCAGTCACCAGCCGCTCGGTAAAATCAGGGTCGAGATAATCGTCGCTGTCCACAAACTGCACATACTTGCCCCTTGCAAGGGACATGCCGCAGTTGCGGGTCTCCGACACGCCGGAATTGGATTTGTCCACCAGAACGATGCGGGGGTCCTTTTCACGGAATTGCTCACAGATGGAAAAGCTTTCGTCCCGGGACCCGTCGTTGACCAGAATGACCTCGATATCCTTCCATGTCTGGGCACAAATGCTCTCCAGACAGCGGGCAACACTATTCTGCACGTTGTACACAGGCACGATAATGCTGACGAGTGGGTTGTTCATGACGGAAGGTCTCCTCTTTACGGATATTATACCTTTATATTAAAAATCACAGAGTGTATTCTCACAAATGAGGACACTTCCCCCTTGGGGCAGTCCTATTTATAATATCATACTCTTCTTGCGCACAAAATGCAAGAGCAAAGAAGGATCAGATAAAGAAAAGAACCGCACGCTGCGGCCCTTTTTTCTTACACACGTGTCCAGTCCAGCGCATCCCACCGGGGCACGAACTGGCTGCAGATGCGGCGCATCTCCGGCTCGTCGGCGGCAGAGGTGCGGTCTGCAATGCCAATGACGTAATACCCGGCCTTGTGGGCGGTGGCGGCGGCGTATACGGCATCCTCGCACACGGCGCAGGCGGCGGGGTCTGCACCGCCCAGACGGCTCATGCACTCAAAGAACACCTCCGGGTGGCTTTTGTGCAGCACGCCCCGCGCTTCCACGATGAAGGAGAAATACTGCGCGATGCCAAGCCGGGTAAGCACGGTGCGGCACTGTTCGGCCCAGGTGTTGGAGCAGATGCACATGCGTGCGCCCTCGGCCTGCAGCTTTGCCAGCATCGTGCGCACGCCGGGTTTCAGCTCCACGGTCTCGT
Above is a genomic segment from Faecalibacterium taiwanense containing:
- a CDS encoding HAD family phosphatase; the encoded protein is MHCKQWIFDMDGTLTDSMTVVWEGAPDALLRRYGRTPRGDLRATLLNMGMQEGAQYLIREYGLPLTEESYFSVMREVIAELYETVELKPGVRTMLAKLQAEGARMCICSNTWAEQCRTVLTRLGIAQYFSFIVEARGVLHKSHPEVFFECMSRLGGADPAACAVCEDAVYAAATAHKAGYYVIGIADRTSAADEPEMRRICSQFVPRWDALDWTRV
- a CDS encoding glycosyltransferase, producing MNNPLVSIIVPVYNVQNSVARCLESICAQTWKDIEVILVNDGSRDESFSICEQFREKDPRIVLVDKSNSGVSETRNCGMSLARGKYVQFVDSDDYLDPDFTERLVTAAEANNADLVIAPYWMVIPANSSKATQALENLQENLGIDAEKKPDDIREYGFLPEGIYDRDTFALRLMEKPASFFYSVLWNKLYRRDILADHHLQFTSEVRWAEDLVFNLEYILYANVFVSISKAGYHYVQNPQSICHTQINLASIVQNKLQVFRYYKELYTKLGLYDQVQPQLYKFLTAFSENAYPSGSPQKIIMDMANRWGFGVLDASDKEKKHKTEPDA